DNA from Candidatus Latescibacterota bacterium:
CCTCGCTTTAAAGGTATAGCCGTTATGACGGACCCCACTTTTTCGGGGACCACACTCTACACGGTTGCGGCCCTGGTGCAGAATCCCAAGTACGGCTGGGATTTCATCAAGAAATTAAAGGCTAACAATGTGAGGATCGAAAAAGGATCAAGTGCTGTCGTCAACAAGGTCGGGGCGGGGGAATACGATGTAACTATCGGAGTTGATTACATTGCAAGATCAAAGATGGCAAAGGGATCCCCGATTGGCTTTGCATACACAAAGAGCGGGATATCCACCGTAGCGAGCCCCATCGCCATCATGAAGGCCACCAAGAACCTGGAAGCAGCGCAGAGACTGTACGACTACATCCTTTCGATTGAAGGACAACAGCAGCTGGTCAAAAAGCAGGTAATTCCTGTGAGACCGGAAGTGCAGTTAGAAGGTGCGCTATCTGTTAAAGATGCTGTATCGCGGGCGATGCCTGTCGATGCACAGGACCTGCTCAAGAACAAGGTAGAGCTGCTGGATAAGTTTAATTCAATAATGAAGAAGAAGTAGTAGATCGGCCCAGACCAGGCTTTAAGCGCAGGGGAGCAGGAATATTTGCCTCCTCTGCGCTTGAAGGAACCTTCCTGATCGAATGAATACTGACTGATTTCAGAAAGAGGTCACACGTGTCTGAAATAAGACTGGAAAATGTCGGTAAAAGTTACGGCAGTAATGTGGTGCTTGATGGCTTCTCCCTGTCTGTGGAAGATGGGGAGTGCTTTTCCATTGTAGGACCATCTCCCTGCGGGAAAACAACCGTATTAAGGGCCATTTCAGGTTTTGAAAAATTAGATGCGGGCGAGATATTCATAGGTAATACGCTGGTAACAAGCAAGGAAAAACGTGTTTTCCTTGCCCCCGAGAAACGAAACATCGGTGTCGTTTTTCAGGATTATGCTGTCTGGCCGCACATGACGGTCTTTGAAAACGTACGTTATCCCCTCAAGAGACAGAGATTACCCAAGGATGTCGCGAAAGACCGTGCGATAAAAGCGTGCG
Protein-coding regions in this window:
- a CDS encoding ABC transporter substrate-binding protein codes for the protein MKKEDVMKRVSLLVAVFLVLSVFNLSSILCDEAFAGPAKKYVMLYSSMKDSQLAALKEAFTSKYSDIEMDYYSAGTGKVMTKLAAEERAGNIGADVLWVGDPTNYLMFKDKGLLTPYVSPEAKTIPAGLKDPENYFCGARIITLGLVYNTLNVKGKDIPDDWDDLLSPRFKGIAVMTDPTFSGTTLYTVAALVQNPKYGWDFIKKLKANNVRIEKGSSAVVNKVGAGEYDVTIGVDYIARSKMAKGSPIGFAYTKSGISTVASPIAIMKATKNLEAAQRLYDYILSIEGQQQLVKKQVIPVRPEVQLEGALSVKDAVSRAMPVDAQDLLKNKVELLDKFNSIMKKK